A window of the Gordonia humi genome harbors these coding sequences:
- a CDS encoding ABC transporter ATP-binding protein, translating to MIEVKNLSKRYGDFVAVDDVSFTCKPGRVTGFLGPNGAGKSTTMRIIAGLTPAGSGSATINGASYHDIPNPSTHIGVLLDASAQHAGRTGAETLRLSAMTMGLPTSRVDDALAMVSLTPEESGRRVRNYSLGMRQRLGIANALLGNPSVLMLDEPANGLDPAGIHWMRTLLRGYADRGGAVLLSSHLLSEIEIIADDLIVIGNGRIVAEGTKEELLAGTGALVRSADDNRLAHAVAAAGIAVHPADGGGIRAEATPEVIGRIALDAQVALTELRGGDGARLEEMFLQLTEQNQREQPQGA from the coding sequence ATGATCGAAGTCAAGAACCTCTCCAAGCGTTACGGCGATTTCGTCGCCGTCGACGACGTCTCGTTCACCTGCAAGCCGGGGCGTGTGACCGGGTTCCTGGGTCCGAACGGTGCGGGCAAGTCGACCACCATGCGGATCATCGCCGGACTCACGCCCGCGGGCTCGGGCAGCGCGACCATCAATGGTGCGAGCTACCACGACATCCCGAATCCGTCGACACACATCGGCGTCCTGCTCGACGCGTCCGCACAACACGCGGGGCGCACCGGTGCGGAGACCCTCCGGCTGTCGGCGATGACGATGGGCCTGCCGACCTCTCGTGTCGACGACGCACTCGCCATGGTCAGCCTGACACCGGAGGAGTCCGGGCGTCGCGTCCGGAACTACTCGCTCGGCATGCGCCAGCGCCTCGGCATCGCGAACGCGCTTCTGGGCAATCCGAGCGTGTTGATGCTCGACGAGCCCGCGAACGGACTCGATCCGGCGGGCATCCACTGGATGCGCACCCTGCTGCGCGGCTACGCCGACCGCGGCGGCGCCGTCCTGCTCTCGTCGCATCTGCTCAGCGAGATCGAGATCATCGCCGACGACCTCATCGTCATCGGCAACGGCCGGATCGTCGCCGAGGGCACCAAGGAAGAGCTCCTCGCCGGCACCGGCGCCCTCGTCCGCAGCGCCGACGACAACCGTCTCGCCCACGCCGTGGCCGCCGCGGGCATCGCCGTCCACCCGGCCGACGGCGGCGGCATCCGCGCCGAGGCGACGCCCGAGGTCATCGGCCGCATCGCGCTCGACGCCCAGGTCGCTCTCACCGAGCTGCGCGGCGGCGACGGCGCCCGGTTGGAGGAGATGTTCCTCCAACTCACCGAACAGAACCAGCGCGAACAGCCTCAGGGAGCCTGA